One genomic window of Paenibacillus xylanilyticus includes the following:
- a CDS encoding ArsR/SmtB family transcription factor: MKETFQYATVIDMKTPTIPMASDMEFTTVCNALGDPVRMKIAHCLASSGEKNCSAFEVDHISKSTLSHHIKILREAGLIQPRIEGKQHFYSLRKDDLNSRFPGLVELILNTTGG, translated from the coding sequence TTGAAAGAGACGTTTCAATATGCTACCGTCATAGATATGAAAACACCTACAATACCCATGGCTTCGGACATGGAGTTTACCACGGTCTGCAATGCACTTGGTGATCCGGTGCGCATGAAGATTGCACACTGCCTGGCCAGCTCCGGCGAGAAAAACTGTTCCGCCTTCGAAGTAGACCATATTTCCAAATCCACATTGTCCCATCACATCAAAATTCTTCGTGAAGCAGGCCTGATCCAGCCACGTATAGAAGGCAAACAGCATTTTTACTCTTTGCGAAAGGATGATCTAAACAGTCGTTTCCCCGGTCTTGTAGAATTAATATTGAATACGACAGGAGGTTAA
- a CDS encoding nuclear transport factor 2 family protein codes for MTTLLNNYFRLFDASRTDARAMEDLLSLFTADAEIVLNGTSRRGFEGFMKAFYEYNMDVKHMWDGWVLQPDGSYQTNWAVCGQAADGTVYAKTGIDIARVNDEGQIMYLENVQDDKDAFSKYNQ; via the coding sequence ATGACTACCTTGTTAAACAACTATTTTCGTTTATTTGACGCTTCCCGTACGGACGCACGTGCAATGGAGGATTTACTGTCCCTGTTCACAGCGGATGCAGAGATTGTGTTGAACGGTACCAGCAGAAGGGGATTTGAAGGTTTTATGAAAGCATTCTACGAGTACAACATGGACGTCAAACATATGTGGGACGGGTGGGTTCTTCAGCCGGACGGCAGCTATCAGACGAACTGGGCCGTATGTGGGCAAGCTGCTGATGGCACGGTATATGCCAAAACAGGGATTGATATCGCCCGCGTGAATGATGAGGGACAGATTATGTATCTGGAAAATGTGCAGGACGACAAGGATGCATTCAGTAAATATAATCAGTAA
- a CDS encoding MraY family glycosyltransferase, translating into MVYIMAFLLSFVVVLLLIPPLSRLAHRLDFVDKPREDVERKLHRQPIPLTASYAIFTGFFLTYIAFTKQLSMETAALVAGGMLLLTIGTIDDWYKTKGKDFPALPKMIIQISAAVLVFASGIAFTGFVNPLTSEYVMLPFWLQFILTILWIFGVTTVINFSDGMDGLAGGLSAISAVTLFVVALAKGQSDSALMSIVLVGVTLGYLKYNKPPAKVFMGDAGATFLGFILAVIALDGAFKQATMLSLFIPILALGVPIFDNIFVVIKRFIQGKAIYQADASQAHYRLLRAGLNHKQVVGVLYLISTCLCLSSIILMLVEM; encoded by the coding sequence ATGGTATACATAATGGCCTTTTTGCTGTCTTTTGTTGTCGTGCTTCTGCTCATTCCTCCGCTTAGCCGCCTGGCACACCGCCTTGATTTTGTGGACAAGCCACGGGAGGACGTAGAGCGCAAGCTGCACAGGCAGCCTATTCCACTGACGGCGAGTTACGCGATATTCACCGGATTCTTCCTGACATACATTGCTTTTACGAAGCAGTTGTCCATGGAGACAGCCGCACTGGTTGCAGGCGGTATGCTTCTGTTAACGATTGGCACCATTGATGACTGGTACAAAACAAAAGGCAAAGACTTTCCCGCCCTGCCCAAAATGATCATTCAGATCTCTGCGGCCGTGCTCGTATTTGCTTCCGGCATTGCATTCACCGGGTTTGTTAACCCGCTGACCTCGGAATACGTCATGCTTCCGTTCTGGCTGCAGTTCATTCTGACGATCCTGTGGATCTTCGGTGTAACCACGGTCATTAACTTCTCGGATGGCATGGACGGGCTTGCTGGCGGATTGTCAGCGATCTCGGCCGTCACGCTGTTTGTCGTTGCCCTGGCCAAAGGCCAGAGCGATTCGGCACTCATGTCCATCGTACTTGTCGGTGTAACGCTTGGGTATCTGAAATACAATAAACCTCCGGCCAAGGTATTTATGGGTGATGCCGGTGCGACATTCCTCGGTTTCATTCTGGCTGTCATTGCCCTTGATGGGGCATTCAAGCAAGCCACCATGCTGTCCCTATTCATCCCGATTCTGGCTCTTGGTGTACCGATCTTCGACAATATCTTTGTCGTTATCAAACGTTTCATCCAAGGCAAAGCCATCTATCAGGCCGATGCAAGCCAGGCTCATTACCGCCTCCTGCGTGCA